The Hyphomonadaceae bacterium ML37 genome includes a region encoding these proteins:
- a CDS encoding 50S ribosomal protein L11 methyltransferase — MTLTPATADAFITRHTRITSAPLTPELRFHLADETIEIWTRTEEALGEIGLPPPFWAFAWAGGQALARYVMDNPHLVAGAHVLDFACGCGVAGIGAAKAGAARVGASEIDPFAVAAARLNAALNGVEVDAQLADITGADAGWDVVLAGDVFYEAPGAARIAGWLASLHARGALVLIGDPGRTFLPRTKLEALARYDTPVSRDLEDREVRQARVWRFAG; from the coding sequence ATGACGCTGACCCCGGCCACCGCTGACGCCTTCATCACCCGGCACACGCGCATCACCAGCGCGCCGTTGACGCCCGAGCTGCGCTTTCATCTCGCCGACGAAACCATTGAAATCTGGACCCGCACCGAAGAGGCCCTGGGCGAGATCGGCTTGCCGCCGCCCTTCTGGGCGTTCGCCTGGGCAGGCGGTCAGGCGCTGGCGCGCTATGTCATGGATAACCCGCATCTGGTGGCCGGAGCCCATGTCCTGGATTTCGCCTGCGGGTGCGGTGTGGCGGGCATAGGCGCCGCCAAAGCCGGCGCCGCCCGTGTCGGCGCCAGCGAGATTGATCCGTTCGCTGTGGCCGCCGCCCGCCTGAACGCGGCGCTCAATGGCGTGGAGGTGGACGCGCAACTGGCCGACATCACCGGCGCCGATGCGGGCTGGGATGTGGTGCTGGCCGGGGATGTCTTCTACGAGGCGCCTGGCGCCGCGCGCATCGCTGGCTGGCTCGCCAGCCTGCATGCCCGCGGCGCGCTGGTGCTGATCGGCGATCCGGGGCGGACCTTTCTGCCCAGAACGAAGCTGGAAGCGTTGGCCCGATACGACACGCCTGTATCCCGCGATCTGGAGGATCGCGAGGTCAGGCAGGCGCGCGTGTGGCGCTTTGCAGGATGA
- a CDS encoding NAD(P)-dependent oxidoreductase, which translates to MLKFTTTDQRYPEKRPADARKHDFDEIYAPFSPERGAEQAERCSQCGVPFCQTGCPLHNDIPDWLMLAAEGRMEEAYELSSATSTMPEICGRICPQDRLCEGACVIEQSGHGAVTIGSVETHITETAWDNGWVKPLRPAVASGFSVGIIGAGPAGLSAAERLREQGHAVTVYDRQDRAGGLLVYGIPNFKLDKSVVARRVARLEQGGIVFQLNFEVGRDASLDDLRGQHDAVYIAAGAYAARALTCPGGGGRGLVPALDYLTASNRRGFGEDIADNGRFDAKGKRVIVIGGGDTAMDCVRTAVRQGAASVACHYRRDRVNMPGSDREVSHAEEEGVTFEWLCAPAAILGDADTATGVRIQRMVLGAPDGTGRRRPMPAVGQEHDAPADMVIAALGFEPEDFPALYGAPKLEMSPRGTLRVTSRCRTSIPGVYAGGDAVRGASLVVWAVRDGMDAATEIHADLMARAREEASSKVAEMAE; encoded by the coding sequence GTGCTGAAATTCACGACCACCGACCAGCGCTATCCAGAAAAGCGCCCCGCGGACGCGCGCAAGCACGATTTCGATGAAATCTACGCGCCCTTCTCGCCCGAACGCGGCGCCGAGCAGGCCGAGCGCTGCTCCCAGTGCGGCGTGCCCTTCTGCCAGACCGGCTGCCCGTTGCACAATGACATCCCCGACTGGCTGATGCTGGCGGCGGAAGGCCGCATGGAGGAAGCCTACGAGCTCTCCTCGGCCACATCCACCATGCCTGAGATTTGCGGGCGCATCTGCCCCCAGGACCGTCTGTGCGAGGGCGCCTGCGTCATCGAGCAATCGGGCCACGGCGCGGTCACCATCGGCTCGGTGGAGACGCACATCACCGAAACCGCGTGGGACAACGGCTGGGTCAAGCCGCTGCGCCCGGCGGTCGCCAGCGGGTTTTCGGTCGGGATCATCGGGGCGGGACCCGCGGGTCTCTCAGCCGCCGAGCGCCTGCGCGAGCAGGGCCATGCCGTCACCGTCTATGACCGTCAGGACCGCGCCGGCGGGCTTCTGGTCTATGGCATTCCCAATTTCAAGCTGGACAAGTCCGTGGTGGCCCGCCGGGTCGCGCGCCTGGAGCAGGGCGGGATCGTCTTTCAGCTCAATTTCGAGGTGGGGCGCGACGCCAGCCTGGACGATCTGCGCGGCCAGCATGACGCGGTCTATATCGCCGCGGGCGCCTATGCGGCCCGGGCGCTGACCTGTCCGGGCGGTGGCGGACGTGGGCTGGTCCCGGCGCTGGACTATCTCACGGCGTCCAACCGGCGCGGCTTCGGCGAGGACATCGCCGATAATGGCCGCTTCGACGCAAAGGGAAAGCGCGTGATCGTGATCGGCGGCGGCGATACGGCCATGGACTGCGTGCGCACGGCGGTGCGCCAGGGCGCGGCCAGCGTGGCCTGCCACTACCGGCGCGACCGGGTGAACATGCCGGGCTCCGACCGCGAGGTCTCCCACGCCGAGGAAGAGGGCGTGACATTCGAATGGCTGTGCGCGCCGGCCGCGATCCTGGGCGATGCCGACACCGCCACCGGCGTGCGCATCCAGCGCATGGTTCTGGGCGCGCCGGACGGCACTGGCCGCCGGCGTCCCATGCCCGCTGTCGGCCAGGAACATGACGCCCCCGCCGACATGGTGATCGCGGCGCTGGGCTTTGAGCCGGAAGATTTTCCGGCGCTTTACGGCGCGCCGAAGCTTGAGATGTCGCCGCGCGGCACGCTGCGCGTCACCAGCCGTTGCCGCACCTCCATCCCCGGCGTGTATGCGGGCGGCGACGCCGTGCGCGGCGCCTCCCTGGTGGTCTGGGCGGTGCGCGACGGCATGGATGCGGCCACTGAAATTCACGCCGATCTGATGGCCCGCGCACGCGAAGAGGCGTCGTCCAAAGTGGCGGAGATGGCGGAATGA
- a CDS encoding MarR family winged helix-turn-helix transcriptional regulator: MARVRAVDRRLFLLIEIAARRLSRDADQRLRAEAGVSASQAAVLFLLLRRGERRMGAIGDVLALGAPAVTGLVTRMEAAGLVTRRRDAKDRRGALVALSEAGRRAAERADTVLRAFNTELDERLGDEAADTLYDALTRLASDAGDPVG; encoded by the coding sequence ATGGCCCGCGTTCGCGCCGTTGACCGGCGACTGTTTTTACTGATCGAAATCGCGGCCCGGCGCCTTAGCCGGGACGCTGACCAGCGCCTGCGCGCTGAAGCCGGCGTGAGCGCCAGCCAGGCGGCGGTGCTGTTTTTGCTCTTGCGCCGGGGCGAGCGGCGTATGGGCGCTATTGGTGATGTGCTGGCGCTGGGCGCCCCGGCGGTGACCGGTCTCGTCACGCGCATGGAGGCGGCCGGCCTGGTCACCCGGCGGCGGGACGCCAAGGACCGGCGCGGCGCGCTGGTGGCCTTGAGTGAGGCCGGGCGGCGCGCCGCCGAGCGCGCCGACACGGTGCTGCGCGCCTTCAACACGGAGCTGGACGAGCGCCTGGGCGACGAAGCGGCCGATACGCTCTATGATGCCCTGACCCGGCTGGCGTCCGACGCGGGCGATCCGGTCGGCTGA